CTTCGGCTTCGTCTTCGGCTCGAGCCAGGCGGCGGCCCAGACCGTGACCGGGGCGCTGGGGGGGCTCGTCCCCGATTCCCTGGGCTGGGCGGAGAATCTCTTGGAAAAAGCGGTGGGGGCGCGGGTCGAGGTGGGAATCGCGGGGCTGGTGGTGCTCCTTTGGCTCTCCTCGCGGCTCACCGATTCCGTCCGCCGAGCGCTGGACAACATCTGGGGCGCGGGGCGAAAAAGGCGCTGGTGGGAGGGGAGGCTCGTCGCCCTGGGCATGCTCGTGGGGGTCTTCGTGTTCCTGTTGGCGGGGACCGTCCTCACCGGGCTCCTGGCCAAGCTGGCCGGTTCCGACTGGCGCCTGGGGGGATGGGAGTTCCCCCTGGCCAGGGGCCTCGCCCGGATCGTCCTCTTGGTCGTCCCGTATCTCCTGACGGCGTTCTTCTTCTTCCTCGTCTACCGCCTGGTGCCCACGGCGCCGGTGAGCTGGCAGGCGGCGTCCGTGGGCGCGCTCACGGCGGCGCTCGCCTACGAGGCG
Above is a genomic segment from bacterium containing:
- a CDS encoding YihY/virulence factor BrkB family protein — protein: FGFVFGSSQAAAQTVTGALGGLVPDSLGWAENLLEKAVGARVEVGIAGLVVLLWLSSRLTDSVRRALDNIWGAGRKRRWWEGRLVALGMLVGVFVFLLAGTVLTGLLAKLAGSDWRLGGWEFPLARGLARIVLLVVPYLLTAFFFFLVYRLVPTAPVSWQAASVGALTAALAYEAAKVLFSFYLADLARPDVYYGVLAGLVAFSFWSYYAATILLLGAELAYAVEGRRAQWKLRRRARGIADDLRDGTG